A single window of Dromaius novaehollandiae isolate bDroNov1 chromosome 33, bDroNov1.hap1, whole genome shotgun sequence DNA harbors:
- the LOC135323950 gene encoding RAC-beta serine/threonine-protein kinase-like has protein sequence MGAWHPPPIAPASHGDPASHGDPTSHGDPTSHKDPALHEDPASHVDLALHEDPTSHAAPTLHVDPALHEDPASATSSTGRCRFYAACVVLGLQFLHEHRIVYRDLKLDNLLLDAEGYVKIADFGLCKEGMGFGERTSTFCGTPEFLAPEVLTDTSYTRAVDWWGLGVLLYEMLVGESPFPGDDEEEVFDSIVNDEVRYPASSPPRPSPSCAGCCAGTPSGGWAPASGTPRTSRSSPSSGARTGRRCWAAGCPPPSCRCWGAART, from the exons ATGGGGGCCTGGCATCCCCCTCCCATCGCCCCGGCCTCGCACGGGGACCCGGCCTCGCACGGGGACCCGACCTCGCACGGGGACCCGACCTCGCACAAGGACCCGGCCTTGCACGAGGACCCGGCCTCACACGTCGACCTGGCCTTGCACGAGGATCCGACCTCGCACGCCGCCCCGACCTTGCACGTGGACCCGGCCTTGCACGAGGACCCGGCCTCGGCCACCTCCAGCACCGGACGCTGCAg gtTTTACGCCGCCTGCGTCGTCCTCGGCCTCCAGTTCCTGCACGAGCACCGCATCGTCTATAG gGACCTCAAGCTGGACAACTTGCTGCTGGACGCCGAGGGCTACGTGAAGATCGCCGACTTCGGGCTCTGCAAGGAag GCATGGGCTTCGGGGAGCGCACGAGCACCTTCTGCGGCACGCCGGAGTTCCTGGCGCCCGAGGTGCTCACGGACACCTCGTACACCCGCGCCGTCGACTGGTGGGGGCTGGGCGTGCTGCTCTACGAGATGCTGGTGGGcgag TCGCCCTTCCCCGGGGACGACGAGGAGGAGGTGTTCGACAGCATCGTCAACGACGAGGTGCGCTACCCCGCTTCCTCTCCGCCGAGGCCATCGCCATCATGCGCAGG CTGCTGCGCAGGAACCCCGAGCGGCGGCTGGGCTCCAGCGAGCGGGACGCCGAGGACGTCAAGAAGCAGCCCTTCTTCCGG agcaCGGACTGGGAGGCGCTGCTGGGCCGCCGGGTGCCCCCCCCCTTCGTGCCGCTGCTGGGGGGCCGCGAGGACGTGA
- the CRB3 gene encoding protein crumbs homolog 3, which produces MAGAPCLALALALPCLALAQTSPSMTSNSTTAGGGGGLSAAAEVALVVVFGGLGAFGLAGLLVFAACKVREKRRTEGTYRPSSEEQAGARAAPPPPLKLPPEERLI; this is translated from the exons ATGGCAGGAGCCCcgtgcctggccctggccctggccctgccctgcctggccctggcccagA CGTCTCCCAGTATGACCAGTAACAGCACgacggctggcggcggcgggggcctctcg gcggcggcggaGGTGGCCCTGGTCGTGGTGTTCGGGGGCCTGGGGGCCTTCGGCCTCGCGGGGCTCCTCGTCTTTGCGGCCTGCAAGGTGCGGGAGAAGCGGCGCACGGAGGGCACCTACCGCCccagcagcgaggagcaggcgggggcccgcgccgccccgccgccccccctcaAGCTGCCCCCCGAGGAGCGCCTCATCTGA